The following DNA comes from Anaerostipes rhamnosivorans.
CGGACGGGGACATCAAAGAAGTGGTCACAGAAAAAGGCACCTTCGAGACCCTGGGGATCGTGCTGGCCACTGGTGCAAGTCCTAGAAAGATCGGTTTTGAGGGAGAGACAAAATTTCAGGGACGGGGAGTGGCTTACTGTGCCACCTGCGACGGTGAATTTTTTACGGGCCTTGACGTGTTTGTTCTGGGTGGAGGCTTCGCAGCTGCGGAGGAATCCATGTTCCTTACGAAGTATGCCAGAAAAGTTACAGTCATCGTCAGGGAGGAGGATTTTACCTGTGCTGCCTCCATTGCGGACCAGGTACGAAACCATCCCGGGATTGAAGTGCATTACCAGACAGAAATTGTGGAGGCCGGAGGGGAGAGCACACTCCAATATGCAGTCTTTAAAAACAATGAAACCGGCGAGACCTGGAAGTATGAACCTCCGGAAGGAAAAAGTTTTGGTATTTTCGTGTTTGCGGGATACGCACCGGCCACAGCACTTTTTAAAGATTTCCTTGAGCTGAGCGAAGACGGATACCTGGTGACGGACATCAACCAGAAGACAAGCGCAGACGGTTTTTACGGTGCTGGTGACATCTGTGTAAAAAATCTGAGACAGGTTGTCACAGCAGTATCTGACGGGGCAGTGGCCGCAACCTCACTGGAAAAATATCTTTCCGGCATGTATGAAGCGCTGAGGCTTCCGGAGCGAGAGATCCCGGCACCAAAAAGGGAGAAACCTGTGGATGTGCCTGCAGATGAGACCAAGGATCAGAGCGGTTTCCTGACAGAAGAGATGAAGCGGCAGCTGAAACCGGTCTTTGAAAAGATGGAAAAGAATGTGATCCTGAAGTTCTATACGGATGACAGTGCGATCTCCAGGGAAGTGCAAGGTTTTGCCTCAGAGATGGAGGGACTGTCCCCTCATATCCGCTGTGAGTTGGAACAGGACGATCCGGAAGGTATGGAATACCCGGCGATCCAGATCTGTGACGGTGACGGGAATTATCTTGGCACCTCATTCCACGGAGTTCCCGGAGGGCATGAATTTAATTCCTTTATCATAGCGATCTATAATGCCGCCGGTCCTGGACAGGCAATTGACCGGGACCTGCTTGGCAGGATCAAAAAGATCGACAGGAACATTAAGATCCAGACAGTAGTATCCTTATCCTGTACCATGTGTCCGGAACTGGTCATGGCTGTGCAGAGAATTGCTCTGGAGAATCCCCGGATAGAGGCTGATATCTATGATATGGCCCATTATCCTGAGCTGAAAGACAAATACCAGATCATGAGTGTGCCGTGTATGATCGTAGATGAAAAGGACGTGTATTTCGGAAAGAAAAGTGTGGAAGAGATTCTCGGTCTTTTAGAGAAATAAAATGAGAAAGAGATTTTTATCTAAAAATGATAAGAGTCTCTTTTTTTCATTAGGATTCCCATGAAGCCTGTTTCGTGGTAGAAGGTAGGAAAAACACTTCAACATATATCGGAAGAAAGTTAAATATGATTGATATCTATCCGAATATGACTTATAATTAACGGAAAGAATAATCTTTATTTATGATTGGAGTTGAAGATTGATGAAAACTTGCAAAGAAATGGCAGAAGTGTGGAACGTTACAGAACGTACAGTAACAACATTCTGTAAATCGGGAAAGATACCTGGCGCCATAAAGGATGGAAGAATATGGAAGATTCCTGATGATGCCAAAAAGCCTGTTGATGGTCGAGTTTCATCTGGGAAATACATTAAGCAAGCTGTAGCCAAAGAAAAAAAACCACTTCCTATTGGCATTTCAGATTATGTACGTGCGCAGTCTGAATACTACTATGTTGATAAGACTTTGCTGATTAAAGAATTCTTGGATCAGAAACCGTTGGTGTCACTATTTACCAGACCAAGACGATTTGGAAAGACCTTGAATATGGATATGCTTAGAGCTTTCTTTGAAATTTCGGACGACGATACGAGTAAATATTTTAAGGATAAAGCTATCTGGAATTGCGGCGAAGCATACAGGTCACATCAAGGAAAATATCCAGTCGTGTTTTTGACATTTAAAGATGTGAAGTTTGATTCTTGGGATATGACATTTGCAAAAATCAGTGAATTACTGCAAGAAGAGTTTGGCAGACATATGGAATTATGCGAAAGTGATAAACTGGAAACCTATGAATTGGATTACTTTAAAAAAATTCTAGGGGGTCAGGCAAATGAAGTAGAACTCTCTTCATCACTGCAAAAACTTTCGAAGATGCTCACTGAGCATTATGGCAAGGCTCCAATTATAATTATTGATGAATATGATACTCCTATCCAGGAGGGATATTCGAAGAATTTTTATGATGAGATTATTGGCTTTATGAGAAATTTCTTCTCAGGAGCATTTAAGGATAACAAGAATCTTTCTTATGGGTTTCTTACCGGAATCCTTCGAATTGCCCAGGAAAGTATTTTCAGTGGATTAAATAATTTAACGGTGAATTCTGTAATGGATGAAGAATATGATAATTTCTTTGGGTTTACTGATTCAGAAGTACATGAGATGCTGGATTACTACAGAGTTTTAGACAAAGAAATGGAATTGAAAGATTGGTATGATGGTTATCTCTTTGGAAATGAGGAAATATATAATCCATGGTCAGTTATCAATTATATTTCAAAAGGGTGTATTCCCCAGGCATATTGGGTGAATACCGGAAAAAATGAAATCCTTGAGGATGTTTTGAAGGTAGCTACAGATGATATTACTGAAAGGCTATATGCTCTTTTGCAGGGAGAGAGAGTCATTGCAAGAATTGATCAGAATGTGGTTTATAGATCTCTTTCTGAGGATCCTGCAAATATTTATAGTCTGTTATTAGTAGCGGGTTATTTGAAGATACCAAAGAAAGAACTGCAGGCCGATGGTTCCTACCTATGTGAGGTGTCTATTCCAAACCGAGAGATTGCGGCAGTCTATAAAAGTGAAATACTGTCTCATCTGTTGCAGATTGGAGCAATCACAAGGACTACTGCAAACAAGATAGCAGAAAGTCTTTATGTAAATGATCTTAAGAAATTGCAAACAGCAATCGCCGAGTATATGGATAAAACTATCAGCTTTTACGATGCCGGAGCAGAAGGATTTTATCATGGATTAGTTCTTGGGTTAATTGCTTTGATGGATAATCAATATAAGATAAAATCTAACAGAGAGTCTGGAGATGGAAGATATGATATCAGCCTGATACCACGGGAGAAAAAGTATCCAGGAATTATCATGGAACTAAAGTGGAAGAAGGGGTTGGCAGCAGATGAACTTGAAACATTGGCGGAAGAAGCTTTAATTCAGATTGATAATAAGAGATATGATTTCGAAATGAGGGAAGATGGTATTGAAAATATTCTTAAACTGGGGATTGCTTTTTCTGGAAAAGAGATAAAGATTAAGACCGAGTAATTTGAAGGAGAACCAGCTTGATGAAGTTTGAAAGCGCTTGTAAAGATACAGGCGCTTTTATAATGGAGAAAAAGAGACTCTTATCTTTTTCTCCATTATTGATAAATATTGTCATCGTATCTCATTGACAGAAGGGATCAAGCGGGTTTAAAATATAACACGGAAGGATTTTACGGGTGGTATGACAGAATTCATAAGGATTATATGAAAAAACCTGTAAAAGAGCAGAATAGAAGAAATGGGCCGATTTACCAAACGGTATGTTCCGGAGATGGTTTCCCACGACATACCCTTGGAAAAAGCAGTGGAATATATGAAAGTGCTCGAAGATTTTCAGTATGCGGGATGGAGTGCGGTTCTGGGGCTTTAAAAGCCCCAAAAAATATAACCATGAGTTAGACTGGACTAACTAAATAGGAGGATGATAAGTATGAAAGAATTCAAGAACATTATGACTTCACTGCCGGAGGAAAAGGAACCGGGGCTGATGACCTTTGCCGGGAACCATCGCTTTCTCACCTATATGGGATGTATCCTGTCCGGGATCAGTGCGGTGTTTTCTCTGGTACCGTTCCTTTATATATGGATGGTCATACGTGATATGGTAAATGCACTGCCGAAAATGGCGGACAGCACCGTGCTTGTGCACTACGGCTGGATGGCTGTGGCATTTTCACTGCTCAGTATGCTGATTTACTTTGGGGCGTTGATGTGTACACATCTCTCGGCTTTCAGGACCGCCAGAAATTTGAAGACAGCGGCCCTGCATCACTTGGGCAGGCTTCCCATAGGATACTTTAAGACCAAAGGAAGCGGAAAGATCAGAAGGGTGATCGATGACGGAGCAGGACAGACAGAGACATTTCTGGCCCACCAGCTTCCGGATCTTTCAGGAGCTCTAGTGACTCCCGTGGCTGTCCTCGTTCTGCTGTTTACTTTCGACTGGCGGTTTGGGTTGATCAGCCTGATCCCCATGGTCATCGGAGTTCTGTTTTTGGGAAAGATGATGGGGCCTGGAATGAAAGACTGTATGACACAGTATCAGGCGGCTCTGGGTGATATGAATAACGAGGCTGTGGAGTATGTGCGGGGGATCCCGGTGGTCAAGACATTCCAGCAGAGTGTGTTTTCCTTTAAGAGCTTTCATGATTCGATCATGAGGTATAAAAAATGGGCAGTGAACTACACACTTTCCATGAGGATTCCTATGTGCAGCTATACAGTGAGCATCAATGCGGTCTTTCTGTTTCTGATCCCGGCAGGGTTTCTGCTGCTCGGCAATCTGGCAGCGGGAAGGACATACACAGACTGCCTGCTGGATTTAACGTTTTACCTGTTTTTTACGCCTATCGGTGTCAGTATGATGAACAAGATCATGTGGACCAGTGAAAATACCATGATGGCAAAGGATGCCCTTGGGAGAATTCTTGAAATATTAAGAGAAGAACCCCTGGAGGAACCGGAAAAGCCCGAGTCTCCTGCCAGCTACCGCATCATATTCGAACATGTGACATTTTCTTATAAGGATGGAAATAAGGAAGCCTTAAAAGACCTATCGTTTGTCATTCCGGAAGGGGGCGTGACAGCCCTGGTGGGAAAATCAGGCGGGGGAAAGACCACCGCTGCGAGCCTGATTCCAAGATTTTATGATGTGGATGAGGGAAGCATCCAGATCGGAGGTGTAGACGTCAGAAACATGAAGACAGAAGAGCTGATGCGCCAGGTGGCATTTGTTTTCCAGGACAGCCATCTGTTTAAAGACAGTTTGTTAAATAATATCAAGGCGGCAAGGCCGGACGCGTCCGCACAGGAGGTAGAGGAAGCTATAAAGCTTGCCCAGTGTCAGGATATCATTGACAAAATGCCGCAAGGACTTGAGACAGTAGTCGGGACAAAGGGAGTCTATCTGTCCGGCGGTGAGGCACAGAGGATTGCGCTGGCAAGAGCCGCGTTAAAAGACGCTCCCGTGATTCTGCTGGATGAGGCTACTGCATTTGCGGACCCGGATAATGAATACCGGATCCAGAAAGCGTTTCAGGAGATCACAAAGGGCAAGACCGTGCTGATGATCGCCCACAGGCTTTCCACGATCAGGAAAGCAGACCAGATCATTGTATTGGAAGAAGGGCAGGCACTGGAACAGGGAACCCATCAAAGCCTTATGGAACAGGACGGCATTTACGCAGGAATGTGGAAGGAATATCAGACAGCTGCGGAATGGAAAGTAGAAAAGGAGGCAGTGAAATGAGAGAATGGCTGCAAAAGAAATTTGCTCTTACAGAGCAGGGTGGAAAAGACCTGGCAAAAGCGGTCGGAGTCTGCACTTTGACTAATATCGGCCTTATGTTTCCTGTTGGAATTGTATATCTATTTTTAAGCCAGCTGTTTGCACCGTATTTTGGTGTTCAAATAAAATCCTACGGACTTGGAATTTATATAGTCATGGGGCTGCTGATGTTGGTATTGATTTATTTTCTGGAGTACCTGCAGTACAACGCGACTTTTTTAGCTTCCTACACAGAAAGCGCCAATATGAGAATCTCACTGGCAGAGCAGCTGAGGAAGCTTCCGCTTTCATTTTTCGGGAAGCGTGATCTCTCGGATCTGACAACAACAATCATGGCGGATAGTGCTTTCATGGAACAGGCATTTTCTCATTTTATACCGGAACTGTTTGGAGCCGTGATCTCTACAATTTTAGTAGCCGGGGGTATGCTGTCGGTCAACTGGAAGATGGCGGCTGCACTCTTCTGGCCTGTTCCTGTTGCGTTTCTGCTGACTTTGGGCACCAGGCCTTTCATCAACCGCAGGGAACGCAGGCAGAAAAAGAAAAGACTGGCAGTTTCCGATGGGATCC
Coding sequences within:
- a CDS encoding FAD-dependent oxidoreductase → MEGDTLKELDMNKLYDGIIIGGGPAGLSAAIYLARAKYRVLVIEKEKMGGQITITSEVVNYPGVPETDGTRLTENMRKQAEFFGAEFMMAEVSEIHPDGDIKEVVTEKGTFETLGIVLATGASPRKIGFEGETKFQGRGVAYCATCDGEFFTGLDVFVLGGGFAAAEESMFLTKYARKVTVIVREEDFTCAASIADQVRNHPGIEVHYQTEIVEAGGESTLQYAVFKNNETGETWKYEPPEGKSFGIFVFAGYAPATALFKDFLELSEDGYLVTDINQKTSADGFYGAGDICVKNLRQVVTAVSDGAVAATSLEKYLSGMYEALRLPEREIPAPKREKPVDVPADETKDQSGFLTEEMKRQLKPVFEKMEKNVILKFYTDDSAISREVQGFASEMEGLSPHIRCELEQDDPEGMEYPAIQICDGDGNYLGTSFHGVPGGHEFNSFIIAIYNAAGPGQAIDRDLLGRIKKIDRNIKIQTVVSLSCTMCPELVMAVQRIALENPRIEADIYDMAHYPELKDKYQIMSVPCMIVDEKDVYFGKKSVEEILGLLEK
- a CDS encoding AAA family ATPase, which produces MKTCKEMAEVWNVTERTVTTFCKSGKIPGAIKDGRIWKIPDDAKKPVDGRVSSGKYIKQAVAKEKKPLPIGISDYVRAQSEYYYVDKTLLIKEFLDQKPLVSLFTRPRRFGKTLNMDMLRAFFEISDDDTSKYFKDKAIWNCGEAYRSHQGKYPVVFLTFKDVKFDSWDMTFAKISELLQEEFGRHMELCESDKLETYELDYFKKILGGQANEVELSSSLQKLSKMLTEHYGKAPIIIIDEYDTPIQEGYSKNFYDEIIGFMRNFFSGAFKDNKNLSYGFLTGILRIAQESIFSGLNNLTVNSVMDEEYDNFFGFTDSEVHEMLDYYRVLDKEMELKDWYDGYLFGNEEIYNPWSVINYISKGCIPQAYWVNTGKNEILEDVLKVATDDITERLYALLQGERVIARIDQNVVYRSLSEDPANIYSLLLVAGYLKIPKKELQADGSYLCEVSIPNREIAAVYKSEILSHLLQIGAITRTTANKIAESLYVNDLKKLQTAIAEYMDKTISFYDAGAEGFYHGLVLGLIALMDNQYKIKSNRESGDGRYDISLIPREKKYPGIIMELKWKKGLAADELETLAEEALIQIDNKRYDFEMREDGIENILKLGIAFSGKEIKIKTE
- a CDS encoding ABC transporter ATP-binding protein, which translates into the protein MTSLPEEKEPGLMTFAGNHRFLTYMGCILSGISAVFSLVPFLYIWMVIRDMVNALPKMADSTVLVHYGWMAVAFSLLSMLIYFGALMCTHLSAFRTARNLKTAALHHLGRLPIGYFKTKGSGKIRRVIDDGAGQTETFLAHQLPDLSGALVTPVAVLVLLFTFDWRFGLISLIPMVIGVLFLGKMMGPGMKDCMTQYQAALGDMNNEAVEYVRGIPVVKTFQQSVFSFKSFHDSIMRYKKWAVNYTLSMRIPMCSYTVSINAVFLFLIPAGFLLLGNLAAGRTYTDCLLDLTFYLFFTPIGVSMMNKIMWTSENTMMAKDALGRILEILREEPLEEPEKPESPASYRIIFEHVTFSYKDGNKEALKDLSFVIPEGGVTALVGKSGGGKTTAASLIPRFYDVDEGSIQIGGVDVRNMKTEELMRQVAFVFQDSHLFKDSLLNNIKAARPDASAQEVEEAIKLAQCQDIIDKMPQGLETVVGTKGVYLSGGEAQRIALARAALKDAPVILLDEATAFADPDNEYRIQKAFQEITKGKTVLMIAHRLSTIRKADQIIVLEEGQALEQGTHQSLMEQDGIYAGMWKEYQTAAEWKVEKEAVK